The proteins below come from a single Streptococcus canis genomic window:
- the yidD gene encoding membrane protein insertion efficiency factor YidD → MIKKLLMAPVKAYQRYISPLFPPSCRYRPTCSAYMLTAIEKHGAKGVLMGLARILRCHPFVAGGDDPVPDHFSLKRNKEALKK, encoded by the coding sequence ATGATTAAAAAACTATTAATGGCACCTGTTAAAGCCTATCAACGCTACATTTCTCCTTTATTTCCGCCAAGTTGTCGTTACAGGCCTACTTGTTCCGCTTATATGTTGACTGCTATTGAAAAGCATGGAGCTAAAGGGGTACTAATGGGGTTGGCAAGGATATTAAGGTGTCATCCCTTTGTTGCTGGTGGTGACGATCCTGTTCCTGATCATTTTAGCTTAAAAAGAAATAAGGAAGCTTTGAAAAAATGA
- the xerD gene encoding site-specific tyrosine recombinase XerD — MMTYIEAFIASKSLSQNSQKAYRYDLQQFYQIIGDRINQDKLSLYQNALLDLSPSAQKRKLSIVNQFLYYLYQEHHLTHYFRMTDQIKLSRIEKRQPVLIDQGLFYQETAFEAGQLIALLILELGLTPSEIAGITVANLNLSFQVLTLQTTKGVRVLALPKDLLIFLEKQVIGKEQYLFEHQGQAFSRQWFFNQLKAFLESLGRRDLTAQKLREQFILKEKSKGKSIIELSELLGLKSPITLEKYYKS; from the coding sequence ATGATGACTTATATTGAAGCCTTTATTGCAAGCAAATCTTTATCTCAGAATAGTCAAAAGGCTTATCGGTATGATTTGCAGCAATTTTATCAGATTATTGGCGACCGAATTAATCAGGATAAATTATCTCTTTATCAGAACGCTTTATTGGATTTAAGCCCGTCAGCCCAAAAACGAAAACTTTCTATCGTTAATCAATTTTTATATTATCTGTACCAAGAACATCACCTGACTCATTATTTCAGGATGACAGACCAGATCAAACTATCTCGAATAGAAAAGCGGCAACCTGTTTTAATTGATCAAGGTCTCTTTTATCAGGAAACTGCTTTTGAAGCAGGGCAGTTAATTGCTTTATTAATTTTAGAATTAGGTCTAACACCTAGTGAAATAGCGGGTATTACTGTAGCTAACTTGAATTTGAGTTTTCAAGTGTTAACATTGCAGACGACAAAAGGTGTTCGAGTGTTGGCTTTACCGAAAGATCTGCTCATTTTTTTAGAAAAGCAAGTAATTGGTAAAGAACAATACCTCTTTGAGCATCAGGGACAGGCCTTTTCTAGGCAGTGGTTCTTTAATCAATTAAAAGCTTTTCTCGAAAGTTTGGGGCGTAGGGACTTAACAGCACAAAAATTACGGGAGCAATTTATTTTAAAGGAAAAATCAAAAGGAAAATCGATTATTGAGCTTAGCGAGCTTCTTGGTTTGAAAAGCCCGATAACTTTAGAAAAGTATTACAAATCATAA
- a CDS encoding tRNA (cytidine(34)-2'-O)-methyltransferase — protein sequence MRKEIINPTYKEINSRNHVVLFQPQIPQNTGNVARTCAATNAPLHIIKPMGFPIDDRKMKRAGLDYWDKLDVRFYDSLEDFLSQCQGKLHLISKFADKVYSEETYQDDQAHYFLFGREDTGLPEEFMRQHAEKALRIPMNDDHVRSLNVSNTVCMIVYEALRQQEFKGLELSHTYQYDKLK from the coding sequence ATGAGAAAAGAAATCATCAACCCAACCTATAAAGAAATCAATAGTCGCAACCATGTCGTTTTGTTTCAACCACAGATTCCACAAAATACTGGGAATGTTGCCAGAACCTGTGCAGCAACAAATGCCCCTCTTCATATTATTAAGCCCATGGGTTTTCCTATTGATGATCGTAAAATGAAGCGGGCTGGCTTAGACTATTGGGATAAGCTGGATGTGCGGTTTTATGACAGTCTGGAAGATTTTCTCTCTCAATGCCAAGGCAAACTTCATCTGATTAGCAAGTTTGCAGATAAGGTTTATTCTGAGGAAACTTATCAAGACGATCAGGCTCATTATTTTTTATTTGGCCGTGAAGACACTGGTTTACCAGAAGAATTTATGCGTCAACATGCTGAAAAGGCGCTACGCATTCCTATGAATGATGACCATGTGCGAAGTCTAAATGTCTCAAATACGGTCTGTATGATTGTTTACGAAGCTTTGAGACAGCAAGAATTTAAGGGTTTGGAATTAAGCCATACCTATCAATACGATAAGTTAAAATAG
- a CDS encoding nucleoside-triphosphate diphosphatase codes for MSDKIYEYKDRNNWFIGKMTGHNLISGWGVDHTVIKKIDNLLDGLSEKLDWENLKGYDVTVIRYQSPFALLSFLVDMINQETKRDIKVVRHAGAILLTEKENLLAVYLPEGGVSTATFFATSEQGFGDTILIATRNEGKTKEFRSLFGQLGYRVENLNDYPDLPDVAETGVTFEENARLKAETISRLTGKMVLADDSGLKVDALGGLPGVWSARFSGPDATDAKNNAKLLHELAMVFEQKDRSAQFHTTLVVAAPDRESLVVEAEWPGYIATQPKGDKGFGYDPLFIVGETGRHAAELEADEKNQLSHRGQAVRKLMEVFPSWQVKQSL; via the coding sequence ATGAGTGATAAAATTTACGAATATAAAGATAGGAATAACTGGTTTATTGGAAAGATGACCGGTCATAATTTAATATCAGGCTGGGGAGTTGATCACACAGTCATCAAAAAAATAGATAATCTTTTAGATGGATTGTCTGAAAAATTAGACTGGGAAAACCTTAAGGGCTATGATGTCACAGTAATTCGTTATCAGTCTCCTTTTGCCCTACTGTCATTTTTGGTGGATATGATAAATCAAGAAACCAAGCGTGACATTAAGGTAGTTCGTCATGCAGGTGCAATCCTACTAACGGAAAAGGAAAATTTGCTGGCGGTTTATCTCCCAGAAGGTGGAGTTTCAACAGCTACATTTTTTGCTACCAGCGAGCAGGGATTTGGGGATACCATTTTAATCGCTACACGAAACGAGGGGAAAACCAAAGAGTTCCGCAGTCTATTTGGTCAGCTAGGGTATCGTGTGGAAAACCTCAATGATTATCCTGATTTGCCAGATGTTGCAGAAACGGGTGTCACCTTCGAAGAAAACGCTCGTTTGAAAGCAGAAACGATTTCACGCCTAACAGGAAAAATGGTATTAGCAGACGATTCAGGACTAAAGGTTGATGCCTTGGGTGGTTTACCTGGGGTTTGGTCAGCTCGTTTTTCTGGTCCAGATGCTACAGATGCCAAGAATAATGCCAAACTCTTACACGAATTAGCGATGGTGTTTGAACAAAAAGATCGTTCAGCACAATTTCATACCACTTTGGTAGTGGCTGCTCCAGATAGAGAGAGTTTGGTTGTCGAGGCGGAGTGGCCAGGCTATATTGCCACACAACCTAAGGGAGACAAGGGGTTTGGCTATGATCCGCTCTTTATTGTTGGAGAAACAGGACGGCATGCAGCTGAATTAGAGGCCGATGAAAAAAATCAATTATCACACAGAGGTCAAGCTGTTCGAAAATTAATGGAGGTCTTTCCATCATGGCAAGTAAAACAATCATTGTAA
- the scpB gene encoding SMC-Scp complex subunit ScpB has protein sequence MTYLSQIEALLFVAGEEGLSLRNLATMLSLTPTALQQQLEKLAQKYKADQDSSLCLMEWSNTYKLVTKENFAPLLRDYAKAPINQSLSRASLEVLSIIAYKQPITRIEIDDIRGVNSSGALSKLLAYELIEEVGKKEVLGRPNLYATTDYFLDYMGINHLDELVDVSTIELVDEETALFKTED, from the coding sequence ATGACTTATTTATCGCAGATAGAAGCCCTGCTATTTGTCGCAGGTGAAGAGGGTCTGAGTTTGAGAAATCTGGCTACCATGTTATCATTGACACCAACGGCCTTGCAACAACAATTGGAAAAACTTGCTCAAAAATATAAAGCAGATCAGGATTCTAGCCTCTGTTTGATGGAATGGTCAAATACTTATAAATTAGTTACTAAGGAGAACTTTGCGCCTCTCTTACGTGACTATGCTAAGGCCCCTATCAATCAAAGTTTGTCTCGGGCTAGTTTGGAAGTCCTATCTATTATTGCCTATAAGCAACCTATTACGCGGATAGAAATTGATGATATTCGGGGGGTTAATTCTAGTGGAGCCCTAAGCAAGTTGCTGGCTTATGAATTGATTGAAGAAGTTGGTAAGAAAGAGGTTCTTGGTCGTCCGAATTTATATGCCACAACAGATTATTTCCTTGATTATATGGGAATTAATCACTTAGATGAATTGGTTGATGTGTCGACCATCGAACTGGTAGATGAAGAAACTGCCCTTTTTAAAACGGAAGATTAG
- a CDS encoding segregation/condensation protein A codes for MDIKVKDFEGPLDLLLHLVSKYKVDIYEVPIVEVIEQYLAYIETLQAMKLEVAGEYMLMASQLMLIKSRRLLPKVVEEIPDEEDLEQDLLGKLEEYSRFKALSQELAQQHDQRAKFYSKPKQELIFEDLVLQEDKTVMDLFLTFSKIMTAKREAFKNSHTVIERDDYRIEDMMTLIEKRLDKDEVISLSAIFDDCQTMNEVIALFLASLELIKMHLAVVEQATNFGPIVLRKEMQ; via the coding sequence ATGGATATAAAAGTTAAAGATTTTGAAGGTCCCCTTGATTTGCTTTTGCACTTGGTGTCTAAGTACAAGGTTGATATTTATGAGGTTCCTATTGTTGAGGTGATTGAGCAATATCTTGCCTATATTGAAACCTTGCAGGCTATGAAGCTAGAGGTAGCTGGTGAATACATGCTGATGGCGAGTCAACTCATGCTGATTAAGAGCAGAAGATTACTTCCCAAGGTTGTTGAAGAAATTCCCGATGAAGAGGATCTGGAGCAGGACTTGCTAGGTAAACTTGAAGAATATAGTCGCTTCAAGGCCCTTAGTCAGGAGTTGGCTCAGCAGCATGATCAGCGGGCAAAATTCTATTCAAAACCTAAGCAAGAATTGATTTTTGAAGATCTTGTCTTGCAAGAGGATAAGACAGTTATGGATTTATTCCTGACCTTTTCAAAAATCATGACCGCTAAGCGAGAAGCCTTTAAAAATAGTCATACAGTAATTGAACGTGATGATTACCGCATTGAGGACATGATGACTTTGATTGAAAAGCGGTTGGATAAAGACGAGGTGATTAGCCTATCTGCCATCTTTGACGACTGCCAGACCATGAATGAAGTGATTGCCTTATTTTTAGCCAGCTTGGAATTAATTAAGATGCATTTGGCTGTTGTTGAGCAGGCCACAAATTTTGGCCCAATTGTTTTGAGAAAGGAAATGCAATGA
- the cbpB gene encoding cyclic-di-AMP-binding protein CbpB, whose amino-acid sequence MIAKEFETFLISHLDSYLIPAEDLAIFINTHNADHVMLLLVSNGFSRVPVITREKKYVGTISISDIMTYQAKRQLTDWEMRQTDIGEMVNTKIETISINASLTEIMHKLVDYPFLPVVDQSDRFVGIITRKSILKAVNSLLHDFTDDYTITKK is encoded by the coding sequence ATGATTGCAAAAGAATTTGAAACGTTTTTAATTAGCCATTTGGATAGCTATCTGATTCCAGCAGAAGACTTAGCCATTTTTATCAATACTCACAATGCAGACCACGTCATGTTGCTATTGGTCAGCAATGGTTTTTCAAGAGTTCCCGTTATTACGCGGGAAAAAAAATATGTGGGAACCATTAGCATTTCTGATATTATGACCTATCAAGCTAAGAGACAGTTGACTGATTGGGAAATGCGTCAAACAGATATTGGTGAGATGGTGAATACTAAAATTGAAACCATTAGTATCAATGCTAGCTTAACAGAAATCATGCATAAGTTGGTTGACTATCCTTTTTTGCCAGTAGTAGATCAGTCTGACCGCTTTGTGGGCATTATCACTCGAAAATCTATTTTAAAAGCCGTCAACAGTCTTTTGCACGACTTTACAGATGATTATACCATTACTAAAAAATGA
- a CDS encoding pseudouridine synthase: MRINKYIAHAGIASRRKAEDFIKQGLVTLKGQMVTDLATTVKSGDVVEVKGTPIYNEEKVYYLLNKPRGVISSVSDEKGRKTVLDLLPQVKERIYPVGRLDWDTSGVLILTNDGDFTDTMIHPRNEIDKVYLARVKGIATKENLRPLTRGVVIDGKKTKPARYNIIRVEADKNRSIVELTIHEGRNHQVKKMFESVGLLVDKLSRTRFGTLALTGLRPGEARRLNKKEISQLHNLANTKK; the protein is encoded by the coding sequence ATGAGAATTAACAAATATATTGCCCATGCGGGTATTGCCAGTCGTCGAAAGGCTGAAGATTTCATCAAACAAGGTCTAGTTACTTTAAAAGGACAAATGGTCACAGACTTAGCGACCACTGTTAAATCTGGAGATGTGGTTGAAGTAAAAGGAACACCGATTTACAACGAGGAGAAGGTTTACTATTTGCTCAACAAGCCACGGGGAGTTATTTCCAGTGTGTCCGATGAAAAAGGTCGTAAAACGGTATTGGATTTATTGCCTCAGGTTAAAGAGCGGATTTATCCTGTAGGTCGTTTAGACTGGGACACATCAGGTGTGCTGATTTTGACCAATGATGGTGATTTTACGGATACCATGATTCACCCAAGAAATGAGATTGATAAGGTTTATTTAGCGCGTGTGAAAGGAATTGCTACTAAAGAAAACCTTCGTCCTCTAACCCGAGGAGTGGTTATTGATGGAAAAAAAACAAAGCCAGCTCGTTACAATATTATTCGCGTGGAGGCTGACAAGAATCGCTCGATTGTAGAATTAACTATTCATGAGGGTCGAAATCACCAAGTTAAGAAGATGTTTGAATCCGTAGGGCTACTGGTGGATAAATTATCTCGTACCCGCTTTGGGACTCTTGCATTAACAGGTCTAAGACCGGGAGAAGCAAGACGCCTCAATAAAAAAGAAATCAGCCAACTTCATAATTTAGCTAATACAAAGAAATGA
- a CDS encoding metallophosphoesterase produces MASKTIIVMSDSHGDRDIVQAIKDKYLGQVDAIFHNGDSELKSSDPVWDGIYVVGGNCDYDTGYPDYLVTTLDTVTVAQTHGHLYHINFTWDKLDYFAQEAEADLCLYGHLHRPAAWQVGKTLFINPGSVSQPRGEINEKLYARVEVTDDVIKVDYFTRNHDLYPLLSKEFKR; encoded by the coding sequence ATGGCAAGTAAAACAATCATTGTAATGAGTGATTCTCATGGTGATCGAGATATTGTGCAAGCTATTAAGGACAAGTATCTAGGTCAAGTTGATGCCATTTTTCATAATGGAGACTCTGAATTGAAAAGTTCAGACCCTGTTTGGGATGGAATTTATGTGGTCGGTGGGAACTGTGATTATGATACTGGTTATCCAGACTACTTAGTAACGACACTAGATACCGTTACCGTTGCTCAGACACATGGTCACTTGTACCACATTAATTTTACTTGGGATAAGCTAGATTATTTTGCTCAAGAAGCCGAGGCTGACCTTTGTCTTTATGGTCACTTGCATCGGCCAGCAGCTTGGCAAGTTGGAAAAACCCTTTTTATTAACCCAGGTTCAGTATCACAACCTCGTGGTGAGATTAATGAAAAATTGTATGCCCGAGTTGAAGTGACTGATGATGTCATTAAGGTTGATTATTTTACTCGAAACCATGACCTTTACCCATTACTATCTAAGGAATTTAAACGATGA